The Streptomyces sp. NBC_01275 genome has a segment encoding these proteins:
- a CDS encoding FMN-dependent NADH-azoreductase encodes MATLLHLDSALWPEHNSASRAVTAAFRQAWEAQHPDGTVIYRDLNAEPVPHLDTLTASAAFTDPAEHTPEQAAAFAEQLKLVEELESADAVLIGAPMYNFTIPSTLKAWIDQVILVGRTALVEESAVKGTPVYIVASRGGSYAPGTPREPFEYVQNYLEGVLTEMMGVKVDFIVPELTLAHSNPAMAELIPLADASKARALEDATSKGKHAALKAS; translated from the coding sequence ATGGCAACGCTGCTGCACCTGGACTCGGCCCTGTGGCCGGAGCACAACTCCGCCTCCCGCGCGGTCACGGCCGCCTTCCGTCAGGCATGGGAGGCGCAGCACCCCGACGGCACGGTGATCTATCGGGACCTCAACGCCGAACCGGTGCCGCACCTGGACACGCTCACCGCCTCCGCGGCCTTCACCGACCCCGCCGAACACACCCCGGAGCAGGCGGCCGCGTTCGCCGAACAGCTCAAGCTGGTCGAGGAGCTGGAGAGCGCGGACGCCGTGCTCATCGGCGCACCGATGTACAACTTCACGATTCCCTCCACGCTGAAGGCGTGGATCGACCAGGTGATACTCGTGGGCCGTACCGCGCTCGTCGAGGAGTCCGCGGTCAAGGGCACCCCGGTGTACATCGTGGCGAGCCGTGGCGGCTCCTACGCCCCCGGCACCCCCCGCGAACCCTTCGAGTACGTGCAGAACTACCTGGAGGGAGTCCTCACCGAGATGATGGGCGTGAAGGTCGACTTCATCGTCCCCGAGCTCACGCTGGCACACTCCAACCCGGCCATGGCCGAGCTGATCCCGCTCGCCGACGCGTCCAAGGCCAGG
- a CDS encoding helix-turn-helix domain-containing protein, whose product MTEPVAEPCKTVDGAITRVFALLGKRWTGPIVAVLMEHPVHFADLHRAIPGISERMLSDRLTELGAAGLVVREVDEGPPLRVSYRLTEAGGALEPALKELAAWAERHLPEVDRSAAPAAC is encoded by the coding sequence ATGACTGAACCGGTCGCAGAGCCCTGCAAGACGGTCGACGGCGCGATCACGCGCGTCTTCGCGCTGCTCGGAAAGCGCTGGACCGGCCCGATCGTGGCCGTCCTGATGGAGCACCCCGTGCACTTCGCCGACCTGCACCGCGCCATCCCGGGCATCAGCGAGCGCATGCTCTCGGACCGGCTGACCGAGCTGGGCGCGGCAGGGCTGGTCGTGCGCGAGGTGGACGAGGGGCCGCCGCTGCGCGTCTCGTACCGCTTGACGGAAGCCGGCGGGGCGCTTGAGCCGGCTCTCAAGGAACTGGCCGCCTGGGCGGAGAGGCATCTCCCGGAGGTGGATCGGAGCGCAGCCCCGGCCGCCTGCTGA
- a CDS encoding TetR/AcrR family transcriptional regulator — protein sequence MDAPDDTAAERADAARNRARLLEAAAGLVAERGAEHVTMQEVAEAAGVGKGTLFRRFGDRDGLLLALLGEAEAEFHTAYTEGPPPLGPGAPARDRLEAFGCALIERIAADADLGAALGRQVLHERRHASDTGRAFHQHVSTLLRESGVDGDCDMLAHALLAFVNFETTDYLHAGCGFPVGRLQATWVDLVRRMVRADGV from the coding sequence ATGGACGCACCGGACGACACGGCCGCCGAGCGGGCCGATGCCGCCCGCAACCGTGCCCGGCTGCTGGAGGCGGCGGCCGGGCTGGTGGCCGAGCGTGGGGCCGAGCACGTGACGATGCAGGAGGTCGCGGAGGCGGCCGGGGTGGGGAAGGGCACGCTCTTCCGCCGGTTCGGCGACCGCGACGGGCTCCTGCTCGCCCTCCTCGGTGAGGCGGAGGCCGAGTTCCATACGGCCTACACCGAGGGTCCCCCGCCGTTGGGGCCGGGCGCACCCGCGAGGGACCGGCTGGAGGCGTTCGGCTGTGCGCTGATCGAACGCATCGCCGCCGACGCGGACCTGGGCGCCGCGCTGGGACGCCAGGTGCTCCACGAGCGTCGCCACGCCTCCGACACCGGCCGTGCGTTCCACCAGCACGTCTCGACTCTCCTGCGAGAGAGCGGAGTTGACGGGGACTGCGACATGCTCGCCCACGCCCTGCTCGCCTTCGTGAACTTCGAGACGACGGACTACCTGCACGCCGGGTGCGGGTTCCCCGTCGGACGCCTCCAGGCCACGTGGGTGGACCTGGTGCGGCGGATGGTCCGAGCCGACGGAGTGTGA
- a CDS encoding helix-turn-helix transcriptional regulator, with the protein MDKKELAEFLRRRREMLRPRDVGMVEGPRRRTQGLRREEVAQLAGMSTDYYARLEQQRAPQPSIQITTALARALRLTLDERDHLFVLIGHNAPARLQRSEHVSPTLMRVLDRLDDSPALVLTDMADTLAMNPLAIALLGDQTRRTGLARSAYYRWFMDPAERLVYPEEDHAHHSRTQAARLRVALTAGSDTPRAARILAELQEHSPEFVRAWELQEVAQRYDESKTIVHPELGRIEVDGQVLFTENRAQTLVVLTTRPGTESHSKLELLSVIGHQQLTS; encoded by the coding sequence ATGGACAAGAAGGAACTGGCGGAATTCCTGCGCCGGCGGCGTGAGATGTTGCGCCCCCGCGACGTCGGAATGGTCGAGGGGCCGCGCAGGCGTACGCAGGGGCTGCGCCGCGAGGAGGTCGCTCAGCTCGCCGGCATGTCCACCGACTACTACGCCCGCCTGGAACAGCAGCGTGCCCCGCAGCCCTCCATCCAGATCACCACGGCCCTCGCCCGGGCCCTGCGGCTGACCCTGGACGAGCGCGACCACCTCTTCGTCCTCATCGGCCACAACGCCCCGGCCCGCCTCCAGCGCTCCGAGCACGTCAGCCCGACCCTGATGCGGGTCCTGGACCGCCTGGACGACTCCCCGGCCCTGGTCCTGACCGACATGGCCGACACCCTCGCGATGAACCCGCTGGCCATCGCCCTGCTCGGTGACCAGACCCGCCGCACCGGCCTGGCCCGCAGCGCCTACTACCGCTGGTTCATGGACCCCGCCGAGCGTCTGGTCTACCCCGAGGAAGACCACGCACACCACAGCCGCACCCAGGCAGCCCGTCTGCGGGTCGCGCTGACAGCCGGCAGCGACACCCCCCGGGCCGCTCGCATCCTTGCCGAACTCCAGGAACACAGCCCCGAGTTCGTCCGCGCGTGGGAACTCCAGGAAGTCGCCCAGCGCTACGACGAGAGCAAGACCATCGTCCATCCCGAACTCGGCCGCATCGAGGTCGACGGCCAGGTCCTCTTCACCGAGAACCGCGCCCAGACCCTGGTGGTGCTGACTACCCGCCCCGGCACGGAGAGCCACAGCAAGCTGGAACTCCTCTCCGTCATAGGGCACCAGCAGCTCACTTCCTGA
- a CDS encoding alpha/beta fold hydrolase produces the protein MAFHYREAGDPDAPPVVLLHGLLYDARDWDEIASFLAEHYHVLALT, from the coding sequence TTGGCTTTCCACTATCGCGAGGCGGGCGATCCGGATGCGCCGCCAGTCGTTCTGCTGCACGGTCTCCTGTACGACGCGCGGGACTGGGACGAGATCGCGAGCTTCCTCGCCGAGCACTATCACGTCCTGGCCCTCACATAA